Genomic DNA from Halomonas sp. BDJS001:
CCGTATTCGCAACGTCGGTGCGCAAGATGCTGGCATCGCGTCGTGCCCAGCGTCGCTTCAACTTGGTTGGCGGAACGTTACTCTCTTCAGCGGGTGTCTGGGCGCTGCTTGCCAAGCGGCCTGCGTAAGCAAAGGCCGCTAAATTTGATGATGGAAATGCTGTTCGTATCGGGAGACAACTGTGAGTGAAACCCTTCAAGAACTGCTAATGGAACTTGAGCAATTTGGCCAACAAAACGATGCTGCCATTTCTGAACGCCCAAGACGAATGCTCAATATTACTCGTGATACGGGTGAGTTTTTATCGGTGCTTGTTCAAGCAACCAATGCCCAGCGAGTGCTGGAAATTGGCACCTCGAATGGGTACTCCACCTTGTGGCTGGCCCAGGCAGTTCAGAGGGTTGGTGGGCAAGTTACCACCGTTGAGCTTTCCGAATTCAAGCTTGAGATGGCCGCGAGAAATTTTGCGCGCTCAGGCCTCTCAAAGGTCATCACTCAGCATCGAGGGGAGGCGGGCAGCATGCTTGAAAGCCTGGAAGATGCCTGTTTCGATCTGCTCTTTTTAGACTCAAAGCGCTCTGATTATGTGCATTGGTGGCCGACTATCCAGCGAGTTTTACGCCAGGGCGGGCTGCTTGTGGTTGATAACTCCACTTCCCATGCAGATGAAATGGCTGATTTTATGGCGCTGGTATCGGCAGATCCCGATTTCACCACGTGCACTGTACCTGTCGGCAATGGCGAGTTTCTGGCAACGCGGTGCGGTGGTTAGAGGGCGGCTCTTATCGTGGCTTGGCATAACCAGGATGAGCGGGAGAGAACACTATGTTTCCTGTATCAATAAAAGGTGTTTTGGTCTTGCCATCTGATGAGGTGGTGCTGGCGCTCAATGACCGCGATGAGTGGGAGCTGCCCGGTGGACGCATTGAGATTGGAGAGAGCTCTACCGAGTGCCTGATCAGAGAGTTTAAAGAAGAGCTTGCTATAGATGTTGAGGCAAACGGTCTTATCGATACCTACCTATTTGAGGTGATTCCGAACAAACATGTGTTTATCGTCACTTATAGTTGCTGCTTAATAGGGAGGTTTAACCCTGTAGTGAGTCACGAGCACAGCAAGATTGAAACGTTTCCAGTCAATGAATTGCCAGATAATTTGCCCATAGGCTATGCGAAAGCTATTCAAAATCGTTTTCGATGAACGTAAACCGTCAGAATATAAATGGAATAAACCATGATCAGAGATGCCGTAAAGGGTGATTCGGAAGCCATCGCGCACATTTATAACCACTACATCGAAAATACCGCTATTTCATTTGAAGAAAAGCCAGTCAGGGGCGCAGACATTCAAGGCCGGATTGAAGCCGTTCAGGGGGCAGGTTTGCCTTGGTTGGTGGCAGTGGAAGATGGTGCCGTGGTCGGCTACGCCTACGCGACAAAATGGAAGGAGAGAAGCGCCTATCGATTTTCAGTCGAAGCCAGCGTCTATCTTTCCAATCAGGTGCTAGGCAGGGGCTTGGGGGCAAAACTGTACAAAACACTCTTTACCAAGCTCAAAGAGGTCGGCATTCATGCGGTGATAGGCGGCATCACGCTTCCCAATCCTGCCAGCGTTGCACTGCATGAGAAAATGGGCATGAAAAAAGTGGCCCATTTTGAAAAGGTGGGGTTTAAGTTCGATCAGTGGCACGACGTTGGTTATTGGCAGCTAAATTTGAATGTTAGCTTTTGATTCCCACTCCTTACCATGGCAGCGGTTGCTTGAGGCAAAGGCCCAAACCTCCCCAAACCTCTCCACACCTCAGCTCTCATGTGCAATACAGGCGGCGGTGCGGGGTAGCCTTAACCTCGACTCATAGCTCAATCAGCAACTTTCCTCCATATTAGTAATGGGCCTGATATCAACGCGCTGATGTATATACGTTAGCTACTATATTAGCGATAGCCATAAAGCGAGAGGATTGCATCAATGACAGGGACTAATAAACCATCGATGGCAGCATTATTGAGTGATAACCGGGTAAGGATGCTCTTGGTCATCGCAATGATTGCGGTGGTCTGGGCCGTTCTGGCGCACAACATTGCAGGGTCGCGGGAAGACAGTATGGAAGCACTCGAAGCACGATTGGCCGAAACTGAGCGAGAGCATCAGCAGATTCAGGCGCAGATGACCGAGGTGGAAGCCGCAGAGCTAGACTTAGCGACATTGCAGCAGCGGATGAGCAACCTGGAAGTGGAACAAGCCGAAGCGGAAGCCGTGCTTGCATCGACAAGAGCCGACATTGCCAATGCTCAAGAAGATTTGACCGCTTTAAGAGGCGAGCGTGAAACCCATGAAGAAGAAGTGGGCACCCTCAACGAACAAATAGACGAAAAAGAGAGCACCCTTGAGGAGTTGAATGAGGCCTACGCGGAGGTAGAAAAAGAGAAACAAGAGGCCGAAGCTGCCCGCGCTGCTGCTCAACAGTCTCGTCAAGACGCCGAAGACGCCCGCAGCGAGGCTGAAGCAGACCTTGAAGCGCTCAACGCCGAGATTGAAGAGGCCAATACTCAACTTGCCGCAGCGAGAGAACAGATAAGTGATTTAGAAGAGACCCGTGAAGCGCTCACCGTTGAAATCACCTCGCTCGAAGTGATGCGCGACGAAGCGCAAACGCCTGAGTGATTTACAGCCTTAACGAATAGTACTTTGCAGCGAAGAAATCTGGACGTGTCTCCCCGCTACTTTAACGAGGAGGTTCTCGACGATATCTACCGCTCCGCCAAGGAGGGGTAGATTCGCTAGAGCTTCATGCCGAGCTGGATTATGTCCGCCTGTTTGTGAACTACGATAACGACCGGCTCCTTGGAATGGGTAGCGTTGATAAACGCGACGAGCGGCACGCCTGCGAAGCACCTTACACTCTCCTCATGCACGTTTCTTAATCTAGGCGACACCATCCGATGCATCGGCGATTTCTATTACCTGTTTTTCTCTTGGGGCTGATGGCCTCTTTGGCTGGCTGCGGGGAAACGCCCACTGGGCGCTCCCAATTGGCGTTAGTACCGAACGCGTTAATGGCTGACATGGGGGAAGACGCTTTTAATCAGCTACGCAATAGCCAGCCGATCAATCGCGATACGCAGGCTAATCAATTGGTGCAGTGCGTGGCAGAAAAAGTGGTGGCTGGCGCTGAGGCGAGCTACCCAGGTCTCGCTTTCCCTGAACGCTGGGAAGTGGTGGTATTTGAGGATGCTTCCCCCAATGCGTTTGCTCTGCCGGGTGGACGCATCGGGGTGCACAGCGGGCTACTGCGAGTGGCTGAGACGCCAGCCCAGCTAGCGGCGGTGATTGGCCATGAGGTTGGTCATGTGTTGGCGGATCATGGCAATGAGCGGCTTACCCAACAGCTTGGCATTAGAGCCGTGCTCTTGGTGGTGGGTTTATTAGGGGAGGAGGAATTTGGCAACCAGCAGTTAATGCAGGCCTTGGGGATCGGCGCCCAGTTGGGTATTAGCCTGCCTTTCAGCCGCACCCATGAAGAGGAAGCGGATTTGATGGGCCTAGAGATTATGGCGCGTGCGGGGTTTGACCCGCAGCAGAGTGTGGCTCTGTGGCGAAATATGGCTGCAGCCGGTGGCGCTCAGCCCCCTGAATTCCTCTCTACGCACCCCGCCCATGAATCCCGCATTCGGGCACTACAGCAAGGGCTGGAAAAGGCCACGGCCAGTTATCGTACGGTTACGCCTGCTAAATGTTGAGTTTCCTGAACACGCCACCAACGCTTGCTGTCGAAGCATAACCAAGCCTCGCTAGGTACGCTCTGCTATGCCTTCCACGTTATTTCTCCTCATCGCCGACATCATTCTCATTCTACACGTGCTGTTTGTGGCCTTCGTGGTGTTAGGCCTGGTCACAATTTACGCAGGCTATTTCTTCAACTGGCGGTGGGTTCGCAATAAAACCTTCCGCATCGTACATCTTTGCGCCATTGGCTATGTGGTGGTTCAGGCTTGGCTCGGGGTGGTTTGCCCGTTAACCACCTGGGAAATGGCGCTGAGGGCAGAGGCAGGCGCCGTCACCTATTCGGGCTCATTTATTCAGTACTGGCTGCATAGCCTGCTCTATTTCACTTTGCCGGAGTGGGTGTTTGTGGTGGTGTACACGCTATTCGGTAGCCTGGTGTTGGCCAGTTGGTTTGTGGTGAAGCCTCGTCAGCACTCTTCCTAGAAGATGGGCGTGTACTAAACTTTGCGTATCATACTGTGCTTGGGAGCGAACCCATGCGGCACCTATACCTAATGCGGCACGCCAAAGCTAAACAGCCCAGTGGCGACATGACCGACCACCAACGGCCGTTGCGAAAGCGTGGCAAACGTCAGGCAGCGGCGATGGCGCATGTGCTTCAGCACTGGCAAGCGTTAGAAGGGGGGATTTACGTCAGTACAGCGGCTCGCACGCGGGAAACCTTCGATGAGATCGCAGGCCAACTGCCTGATCATACCCTGGTCAACCAGGTTCACTTCGATGAAGACCTTTATACGTTCGATGGTGCCGGGCTGCAGGCCTGGCTCGACTCGTTGCCAAACGAAGCCGAAAGGGTGCTGGTGATTGGGCATAACCCTGCGCTGCATGATCTGGCTCGTTGGCTCGACAAGGCTGCGCCGCATTCACTGCCCACCGGGAGCGTGCTGTATTTCACGCTGTCCGGCTCTTCTTGGAAAAGCGCGGGGCATAACGGAGCCAAACTGGCAGGGTTCCTGACCCCGGAAACGGCCAGCTATCCTCTTTTTCAGCGCCTTGCCCCCCAACCACCCAAACGCAATAACGACACCGCCAGCCGTATTCGTGACATGCTGGAGCACCAGTATCAGATGATCCGTGCCTTGGAAGCCGGTGTCATCGCAGGCATTGATCCTGAGTTCCTGCACCAGTACCGGGTTAATCTGCGTCGTAGCCGGGCAGTGGGTGAATCCGTGCGCGCCATTACCCGAGTGCCTGGCCTGAAAAAGATGCTTAAGCGGCTCAAGCAACGTGCCCAGGCTACCAGTGACCTGCGTGATATTGATGTGTTTCTGGAGGATATAGCCAAGACGCCCCCGCCGCTCACTCCTGGTAGTCGCCAGGGATTGATGCAGTGGCTCCAGGCTTGCCAGCGGGAGCGCCACCAGGCGCTATGTCAGCAGTTAAATGCACCGGCGTATGCTGAGGAGATGCAGGCATGGCAGCACTTTATCGCTTCCGATGACGTTGGGAAGGCGCTTTCGAAACTCACGCCAAAGCGTATCCGTACGGTACTGAATGAGCGTATCGCACGCCACGATGAAGACCTGGCGGCACTCTCGCTGGATACCCATGACACCGAGTTCCATGAACTGCGGAAGGGCGTGAAGCGGATTCGTTACCTGGCTGATCTGAATCCAGAGACCCCTGAGCCGTTTCTATCTCAATTGAAGCACCGCCAGCGCCTGCTCGGCGAGTATCAAGACCTGTGTTCCCGTCAGGCCTGGCTGGATGCCTTTGGCGCAAGCCCCGATAACGACCCGCAGCAACAGCAGGAGTGTGTTCAGTGGCGTGATTCGTTAGAGAAGCCGAAGCTTGTGCTGCGCAAAGAAGTATTGGCGTTGGAACCTATGGCCAACGTGTCCCCGTAACAACGTAATCAGGTAGCCTTGTCGCCAATCGTTACGCGATATATGATTCGTATATGCTTCATATTCGTTTCATATATTAGGTGGTGTGATGGGTATCGTTAAGATCAATGACCAGTTGCATGAGGATATTCGCAAGGCAAGCACTGTCATGGTGCGCTCAATCAATGCCCAGGCAGAGTACTGGATAAAGGTGGGCATGCTGGCTGAGGCCAATCCGGGAATGACCTTCTCTGACATCATGCGTGAGCAAATGAAGCAAGCCGACGTTGAAGTAAGGAAGGTGGTCGGTGAGTGAGCTGACGCTAAAAAGCGAGGAGGAGTTGCGTTTGATGCGGGAAGCCGGACGGCTACTCGGATTGGCGTTCAGTCATCTCGACCAACGGATAGCGCCCGGCGTATCCACCATGGCTATTAACGATTGGGCCGAGCGTTATATCGTCGATCAATTGCAGGCTCGCCCGGCCAGTAAGGGGCAATACGATTACCAGTACGTATTGAATGCCTCAGTCAACCACGTGGTGTGCCATGGCATTCCATCCGACAAGCAAATACTCAAACCAGGCGATATCGTCAATGTCGACATTACCCTGGAGAAAAACGGCTTTATTGCTGACTCCAGCAAGATGTATCTGATTGGCGATGTGACTCCCTATGCCAAGCGCCTGGTCGATAAAACCTACGAGGCCATGTGGCTAGGAATACAAGCGGTTAAGCCCGGTGCCACGTTGGGTGATGTAGGCTACGCAATTCAGCAATATGCCGAAAAGTACGGCTACTCTGTTGTACGTGAGTATTGCGGCCATGGAATTGGTCGGGAAATGCATGAAGAGCCTCAGGTGCTGCATTACGGGAAGAGAGGCAGAGGCTTAGTGTTAAAAGAAGGGATGGTATTTACCATTGAGCCGATGATTAATCAGGGCAAGGCGAAAATAAAAACCAAGCGGGATGGCTGGACGGTGGTGACCAGTGACAAGAAATTGTCTGCCCAGTGGGAGCATACAGTGGCAGTCACATCCTCTGGTGTCGAAGTGCTAACCCTCCGCGATGACGAGTGCCTCCCTATTGAGATTAACCAATAACGACCATGTCCCCTCCTCCTTCATTTAAGCGCCCTGTATGTTTAAGGATCGTAGCCTGAAATCGATCTGGCGAAGCACATCAGGTGCGTTAAGCTGAAATGGTGGGTGCTACATAGATAGGCATGCTTTCCCTTGCATGGTGTCTATGATTCACCTATTCCATATCGCTTAACAGCTAAATGAAAAGGATGTCTACGATGGCGAAAAAACCGACAGGTAAAGGCAATACGCCAGCGGGTGAGTCACTCGCCACTGTTTCATGCGGCACCGAAAAACTGTTATTGGCAGCCCTCGAGCGGGGCGGTAGCTGTCTTGAAACCGGGCGCTTTTTGATCAGTTACCGTGAGGGGCGGGTAGAAGAAGGCATTAAGTCGCTGAAAGCCCAGAAATTTCGGGTCGCTGATGCACGAGATTTTAGCGATCAAGCCGTTAGTCTGGAAGATGCCGGAGATGCCGAGGCAATGGTATTTCCGGAGCTTGGAGTGGCACTGGTAGGCGGCGATGCTCTTCAGCAGCATGGCATGAGTGCGCTGGGTAAGGTCGCCGCGGATAGCCCCATCGAAATTATTGAGCCAGAGTATTTCGCCTTTTCTGAAAATTCTGAATATCTACGGGGTTTTTGCGGGCAGCCAGCACCATCGCTCGTGATCTTGGCGTTGAGCTGGATTTGGAAGAAGGCGAAGAGAACCTTGAAGAGGACGCCTTTCGGCCAACTTGGGGGCTAAAACGCTGTAAGGTGCCGCAAAGTAGCTGGAGTGGCGCGGGTATAAAAGTCGCCGTTCTGGATACCGGGATGGATCTTGGCCACCCGGATTTCGAGGGCAGGGAGTTCGTTACCCGCTCATTTGTAGGGGAGCCGGTTCAGGATATTAACGGGCACGGTACTCACTGTATCGGCACGGCCTGTGGCCCCCAGGCGCCCGGTGAAAACACGCAGCGTTACGGGATCGCGTATGAGGCGCAGGTCTTCGTCGGCAAGGTGCTGACCAACTCGGGCAGCAGTACCGGGGCGGGCGTGCTCGCTGGCCTGAACTGGGCCATCGCCAACCGGTGTGAAGTGATCTCTATGTCGCTTGGCAGCCAGAGCCCGGTGCAGGCCGCCTACACCCATGCTGGTGAAGCGGCGCTGCGTAATGGGTGCCTCGTTATCGCTGCAGCGGGCAATTCTGCAACCAATACAGGGGCGCCTGCCAACTCACCTACCGTGATGTCGGTGGCCTCCCTGGATCCGAACCTGAAACCCTCTAGCTTCTCCAATCATGGCAAGATTGAGATTGCCGCGCCTGGGCGCGATATTCTCTCCTCATGGCCCCGGCCCACCCGCCATAAAACGATCAGTGGCACCAGCATGGCGACGCCACATGTGGCAGGCTGCGCCGCACTCTGGGCAGAGTCCGACTCCTCGCTTCGGGGAAGGAAGCTCTGGGAGCAACTGGTGGCTTCAGCGCGGCGCCTGCAGTTTGCCGATTCCCGCGTGGGAGCAGGGTTGGTGCAAGCGCCCTAATGTTAGACGACGCGCTGGGCCGGTGCTCCTTTCTGGCCGCCCAGCGCTCTTACTATGGAGATATGTCAGATGCCAACGGTAGCGCTATGGTTGATCACTATTTCCAGCGATCAACCGATAAATGAAATGGCCACGCGCCTCAGCGCTGAAGGGTTAACCATCCAGGAGGTGCTGGAGGAGATCGGCTGTATTACCGGCTCGGCTGACGATGCCACGGCGGAACGGCTGAAAAAGATCAAAGGCGTAGTGGATATAGCACCTGATATGCAGCTCGATATAGGGCCGCCAGGCTCTGAGGAGACTTGGTAAGTTCAGTCAATATTTCACTGGGCTTGATGAGCAGTATGGTTTTAGTGGAGACGTAACATGACTACCCCCGCAAAGAACACTGTTTGCCTTTGGTACGATGGTGGTGCAGAAGAGGCAGCGCGCTTTTACGCTGGCACCTTTCCTGATTCGTTTGTCAGGGCGGTTCATCAAGCACCGGGGGACTTTCCTTCGGGTAAGCAAGGTGATGTATTGACCGTCGAGTTTACCGTGATGGGCATTCCGTGCCTTGGCCTCAACGGCGGGCCTGGGGTTACGCACAATGAGTCATTCTCTTTTCAGGTCTCAACGAATGACCAAGGCGAAACGGATCGCTATTGGAATGCCATTGTTAGCAATGGTGGCGAGGAAAGCGCCTGTGGCTGGTGCAAGGATAAATGGGGAATATCGTGGCAGATAACGCCTGCTGTGCTGATTAAAGCCGTTACCAATCCTAATCCTGCCGTCGCTAAGCGCGCATTCGACGCGATGATGCAGATGAAAAAAATCAACATTGCTGAGATCGAAGCAGCCATTCACGGTTAAGATATTGAGTAAGCTAGACGATCATCATCCGCTTGGTGCTGGCCATGGGGGTCTTTACCACAGCTAATTACCTCTTCAAGTTTTATAACGCATCTAACACATCAAAGTGATCGCAGTTAGCTATATCCACGAGCTCGACTTGGATATGGCTAGTCTTTAACGCTGCAACAAAATCGTGCGCTTGTTGCCGAAAAGTAGGTGGATCGTTTTTGGCGATGACCACTTGGCATGAGGGTAGTTTGCTCAAATCGGCAAATATAGGACTTAACGCAAGTGCTTGGGTTGAAGTGAGCTCCAGCGCTTCGTTAACGTAGGTATCCACCAATGGCGTTAGGTCATAAACGCCGCTAACCAGTATCAATTTATCAATGGGTATGTCACCCCTGGCGGCGACCCAG
This window encodes:
- a CDS encoding O-methyltransferase yields the protein MSETLQELLMELEQFGQQNDAAISERPRRMLNITRDTGEFLSVLVQATNAQRVLEIGTSNGYSTLWLAQAVQRVGGQVTTVELSEFKLEMAARNFARSGLSKVITQHRGEAGSMLESLEDACFDLLFLDSKRSDYVHWWPTIQRVLRQGGLLVVDNSTSHADEMADFMALVSADPDFTTCTVPVGNGEFLATRCGG
- a CDS encoding NUDIX hydrolase, producing MFPVSIKGVLVLPSDEVVLALNDRDEWELPGGRIEIGESSTECLIREFKEELAIDVEANGLIDTYLFEVIPNKHVFIVTYSCCLIGRFNPVVSHEHSKIETFPVNELPDNLPIGYAKAIQNRFR
- a CDS encoding arsinothricin resistance N-acetyltransferase ArsN1 family B; this encodes MIRDAVKGDSEAIAHIYNHYIENTAISFEEKPVRGADIQGRIEAVQGAGLPWLVAVEDGAVVGYAYATKWKERSAYRFSVEASVYLSNQVLGRGLGAKLYKTLFTKLKEVGIHAVIGGITLPNPASVALHEKMGMKKVAHFEKVGFKFDQWHDVGYWQLNLNVSF
- a CDS encoding M48 family metallopeptidase, whose translation is MHRRFLLPVFLLGLMASLAGCGETPTGRSQLALVPNALMADMGEDAFNQLRNSQPINRDTQANQLVQCVAEKVVAGAEASYPGLAFPERWEVVVFEDASPNAFALPGGRIGVHSGLLRVAETPAQLAAVIGHEVGHVLADHGNERLTQQLGIRAVLLVVGLLGEEEFGNQQLMQALGIGAQLGISLPFSRTHEEEADLMGLEIMARAGFDPQQSVALWRNMAAAGGAQPPEFLSTHPAHESRIRALQQGLEKATASYRTVTPAKC
- a CDS encoding DUF2784 domain-containing protein, whose translation is MPSTLFLLIADIILILHVLFVAFVVLGLVTIYAGYFFNWRWVRNKTFRIVHLCAIGYVVVQAWLGVVCPLTTWEMALRAEAGAVTYSGSFIQYWLHSLLYFTLPEWVFVVVYTLFGSLVLASWFVVKPRQHSS
- a CDS encoding CHAD domain-containing protein; its protein translation is MRHLYLMRHAKAKQPSGDMTDHQRPLRKRGKRQAAAMAHVLQHWQALEGGIYVSTAARTRETFDEIAGQLPDHTLVNQVHFDEDLYTFDGAGLQAWLDSLPNEAERVLVIGHNPALHDLARWLDKAAPHSLPTGSVLYFTLSGSSWKSAGHNGAKLAGFLTPETASYPLFQRLAPQPPKRNNDTASRIRDMLEHQYQMIRALEAGVIAGIDPEFLHQYRVNLRRSRAVGESVRAITRVPGLKKMLKRLKQRAQATSDLRDIDVFLEDIAKTPPPLTPGSRQGLMQWLQACQRERHQALCQQLNAPAYAEEMQAWQHFIASDDVGKALSKLTPKRIRTVLNERIARHDEDLAALSLDTHDTEFHELRKGVKRIRYLADLNPETPEPFLSQLKHRQRLLGEYQDLCSRQAWLDAFGASPDNDPQQQQECVQWRDSLEKPKLVLRKEVLALEPMANVSP
- a CDS encoding ParD-like family protein, whose translation is MGIVKINDQLHEDIRKASTVMVRSINAQAEYWIKVGMLAEANPGMTFSDIMREQMKQADVEVRKVVGE
- the map gene encoding type I methionyl aminopeptidase; its protein translation is MSELTLKSEEELRLMREAGRLLGLAFSHLDQRIAPGVSTMAINDWAERYIVDQLQARPASKGQYDYQYVLNASVNHVVCHGIPSDKQILKPGDIVNVDITLEKNGFIADSSKMYLIGDVTPYAKRLVDKTYEAMWLGIQAVKPGATLGDVGYAIQQYAEKYGYSVVREYCGHGIGREMHEEPQVLHYGKRGRGLVLKEGMVFTIEPMINQGKAKIKTKRDGWTVVTSDKKLSAQWEHTVAVTSSGVEVLTLRDDECLPIEINQ
- a CDS encoding S8 family serine peptidase; translation: MRAASTIARDLGVELDLEEGEENLEEDAFRPTWGLKRCKVPQSSWSGAGIKVAVLDTGMDLGHPDFEGREFVTRSFVGEPVQDINGHGTHCIGTACGPQAPGENTQRYGIAYEAQVFVGKVLTNSGSSTGAGVLAGLNWAIANRCEVISMSLGSQSPVQAAYTHAGEAALRNGCLVIAAAGNSATNTGAPANSPTVMSVASLDPNLKPSSFSNHGKIEIAAPGRDILSSWPRPTRHKTISGTSMATPHVAGCAALWAESDSSLRGRKLWEQLVASARRLQFADSRVGAGLVQAP
- a CDS encoding VOC family protein, whose protein sequence is MTTPAKNTVCLWYDGGAEEAARFYAGTFPDSFVRAVHQAPGDFPSGKQGDVLTVEFTVMGIPCLGLNGGPGVTHNESFSFQVSTNDQGETDRYWNAIVSNGGEESACGWCKDKWGISWQITPAVLIKAVTNPNPAVAKRAFDAMMQMKKINIAEIEAAIHG